Proteins from a genomic interval of Pseudodesulfovibrio nedwellii:
- a CDS encoding MotA/TolQ/ExbB proton channel family protein gives MNLLQQGGFMMWPLLILSIASLAVMAERFIVFTTRRLPSVRALTPIFDLFQTQGSDAALHEVEDIAPTYLQFFNALFNDLPLPAKEQKIHRVGEEVLFSFRRRLDFLATVATTAPLIGLLGTVLGMINAFSRLSASGNVDITMLAGGIWQALLTTAAGLSVAIPSLLAHRWFCREYDKNAFAMQRMTNTFLEGIK, from the coding sequence ATGAACCTGCTGCAACAGGGCGGTTTCATGATGTGGCCGCTCCTTATCCTCTCCATTGCATCCCTTGCGGTCATGGCTGAACGATTTATTGTTTTCACCACCCGCCGCCTTCCCTCTGTCAGGGCACTCACACCTATCTTTGATCTATTCCAGACACAAGGCAGCGACGCAGCTCTGCACGAAGTAGAAGACATTGCACCGACCTATCTTCAATTCTTCAACGCACTGTTTAATGATCTGCCACTCCCCGCAAAGGAACAGAAAATCCATCGTGTCGGCGAAGAAGTCCTTTTTTCATTCCGCCGCAGACTGGATTTTCTGGCAACAGTTGCTACCACAGCCCCGCTCATAGGCCTGCTCGGCACGGTCCTCGGCATGATCAATGCTTTTTCCCGCCTCTCTGCGTCCGGCAACGTCGATATTACCATGCTTGCCGGCGGTATCTGGCAGGCGCTCCTGACAACAGCCGCTGGGTTAAGTGTCGCAATCCCTTCACTTCTGGCACACCGTTGGTTTTGTCGTGAATACGATAAAAACGCCTTTGCCATGCAACGTATGACCAACACCTTCCTTGAAGGGATCAAATAG
- a CDS encoding ExbD/TolR family protein, translating into MVSFEQKKPRPASPDITPLLDVVFILLIFFVVSTVFTAKGMEMELPPAESSKPVSGKSMEIELRTNGDVFCDTKPITLLSLAYKLQSTASQPLALQPAHILLKSAPQARVEQFVRIVDLVRSNGFSNLVIATSTKGEEAAKAEAHQ; encoded by the coding sequence ATGGTTTCCTTTGAACAGAAAAAACCACGTCCTGCTTCACCGGACATCACTCCACTTTTGGATGTCGTCTTCATTCTTTTAATATTTTTCGTTGTTTCAACCGTATTCACGGCAAAAGGCATGGAAATGGAACTTCCGCCAGCCGAATCTTCCAAGCCGGTTTCCGGCAAATCAATGGAAATAGAACTGCGAACCAACGGTGATGTCTTTTGTGATACCAAGCCAATCACCCTGTTGTCTCTCGCCTACAAACTGCAATCCACGGCATCACAGCCACTCGCGCTACAACCAGCGCACATTCTCCTCAAATCAGCCCCGCAGGCACGTGTAGAACAGTTTGTCCGCATTGTGGATTTAGTCAGGTCCAACGGATTCAGCAATCTCGTTATCGCGACCAGCACCAAAGGAGAAGAAGCCGCAAAGGCCGAGGCACATCAATGA